The stretch of DNA GAGCGACTGGAAAAATCCGGAATCATCAAGGGGTACAAGGCAGTATTGTCAGACGTGGCAGAGACAAACGAACATGAGGCATTGTTTCTCAAATTCAAAGTAACAAAATCACTAGAGAACCTAAAGGAATCAGTGCGCGAGCATGTGGTGTCATTGCCATATTATCTGATGGCAGCAAACATGGACGGAGAATGGAACATGCTTGTTATTTTACGTATGGAGCGGGGCCTCAAAAATCCGGCATCAAGGATCATAGAAAAATTCTCCGAAGACATCATAGACTATAGAATCACAAAGATTGACTTCAAAAACGTCAATATTGTCAATATGTCACTTTTGCTTCTTTGATAAGGAAAATTCAGACTCTGCAGTAGCTAGTGCGTCCTTTAGTTCCTTTATGGTAAACGGTTTTTGGATAAATGCCAAGACGCCTGAGCTGATTGTATCTTTGACTCGTTTTGTGGTTTTCTCATCTGCCGTAATCAATATTATTTGAGCGTCCGGCTTTTCTTCTAGGATTTTGGATGCAATGACGTCCCCGTTTGTGTCAGGCAGACTCATGTCTAGCAATATTATAGGATTTGACTTTAGTATCTTTTTGCATCCAGCCAGTCCTTCGTTTCCCGTGTAAAACTGGTGTGTGTTGGAATAGCCAAGGTTGTTTAGGTATCCCTGGATTTTGAGAACTATAGCCTTGCTGTCGTCTACTATTACGACAGGCCTTGAGGCCTCTTCTTGTGTTATGGTGAATTCTTTGGATTTTTCAAATGCGTCTTTTGCAGAGTCATATTGGCCTGCTTTTAGAAAACATTTTGCCGCACACAAAAACGCAGACTTTGCTGTAAAGCTTTTTTCTTTTTTTGCAAATGTAAAGAACAGTTTTCCTGCCTCCACTGCCTCGCTGGTCGAGTCCTTGTTTTGGCGGTTTTTGCACTCTGATGCCAAAATTAAAGACAGTGCGGCCTTGATCGGGTCGGATTTTTTAAGAGAGTCTGCAATTCCAGTCAGCATGTTGTATGCAGCCATGTTTTGGTGGTTTCGCAGATGTGTTAGTGCCAAATCAAAGTCGGGCTTTTTTGTTACCACAAAGAATCCAAGGTTGTGTTTTATTTTATACTAGTTGTTTAACGATTGAACACACAAGATGAAAATTATGCACCTACTATCCAGTGTATAATAATAGTAGACGCATATGCAATTGCGGCGCTTCCAGGTATTGTAATCAGCCAAGTTGCGACAATTTGTTTTCCCACCTTCCATCTAACTGCGTGTTTTCTCCTAGTAGCGCCGGCCCCCATAATTGAGCCAGTAATTGCGTGGGTAGTGCTTGCCGGAATTCCAAGCGATGCAAATACAGCCAATACAATTCCACCTCCTGTCTCTGCAGCAAAGCCTTGATACGGTCGCAGTCTAGCAATCTTCATACCAAGGGTCTTGATTACCTTAAAGCCGCCAATGAAAGTACCTAGGGCTATTGCAGATGCTGCCGCCAGAATAACCCAT from Candidatus Nitrosotenuis aquarius encodes:
- a CDS encoding Lrp/AsnC family transcriptional regulator; its protein translation is MSGEAWSNLDKVDQKIIEILNNNARTPSKDIAVELRKSGHDVSDRTIRKRIERLEKSGIIKGYKAVLSDVAETNEHEALFLKFKVTKSLENLKESVREHVVSLPYYLMAANMDGEWNMLVILRMERGLKNPASRIIEKFSEDIIDYRITKIDFKNVNIVNMSLLLL
- a CDS encoding response regulator; translated protein: MVTKKPDFDLALTHLRNHQNMAAYNMLTGIADSLKKSDPIKAALSLILASECKNRQNKDSTSEAVEAGKLFFTFAKKEKSFTAKSAFLCAAKCFLKAGQYDSAKDAFEKSKEFTITQEEASRPVVIVDDSKAIVLKIQGYLNNLGYSNTHQFYTGNEGLAGCKKILKSNPIILLDMSLPDTNGDVIASKILEEKPDAQIILITADEKTTKRVKDTISSGVLAFIQKPFTIKELKDALATAESEFSLSKKQK